Part of the Pedobacter roseus genome is shown below.
TGATGGTAACAAAATATAAAGACCTTTATGGTGTTGAGCCCACTGATGCGGTTAAAGCGAATAACCTCAGGAAACTAAAAGCCAGTATTAAAGAATATAGTGGAGAGGTAGAGAAAAGCAGAAAAGCCGTAATGGATTTCAGGATGGCACACGTAAAAGACAGGCGCGATTATACCATTGAAGGGAGAGGCACATTTCCACGCGATACCCATGTTTCGGAAGCGGTTGATACCTACGACGGCTGGAAAATGGAATGGAAGTTTACCTCGAACAGGATTGGCGACGAAAATTATAAACAACTTGCCGGAAATGCTGCAGAGCAACGTAAAAACCAGGTAAAGACTCAATACGGTACAGAACTCGACGAATTTTTACTTCCGGCTAAACTCTGGAAATATTTCGATCCGGAACATGAAGCATATAAAGAAACCGTTAACAGTAAAACTACAGGGTTATTTGGCGGACCGTATAAAACAACCGAGTTTAAAGGGAAAGAGAATGGGGTAATCAGTAAAATAAAAATATATGCCGAAGCTGGCGTATTGTGTGGCCTTGAAGTATTTTACGATGGAAGCGAAACTTCTGACGGGTTAAAGGGGAAAGCCGGCAATTCGGTAGAAACTTTAACTGTTGGCACTGGTGAATACATTAACCATGTAATCGGCTACTTTAATCGCCATGTAGATGGCCTTTGGTTTAGTACCCAAAAAGCCAGTACCGCTGGTGGCGGCAGCATGGGGAACACTTATTTTACAGCCGATCTTAGCGACGGATTTAACCCTAAACTGGTAAATATTTCAGGATACCACAGTGCACAACAGATAGAGCAGTTAAATTTCCACTGGCAGTATAAAGATTTTCCATTGTCGAAATACATACCTAAAGCTTAAACCATTTTATAGGGTGTTTGAATAATTTAGATCAGGCCGTTACGATTACCATATTGTAGCGGCCTTTTATGTAAATCCCCCCCCGCAGATTAATAGCTTTTAAAGCAGGTGGTTAATCGACCGATTGCCATTTCGAACGGTTAGTTTTTTTAGCAAGTCGTCTTTCCCGCGTAGGCGGGAATCGTAATGCTTAACCAGGCCGTTGTTAAATAGCCCTGATGGCAGGGAAATCCCTTTTGGGAAAAGTTTATTTTTACTGAAGTACAAATTCCCCAAAAGGATTGGACGAACAGCAGGACGGAACCCAACCCATAAGCACAAAAACTGCGCTCCAAAAAAATGTGCTGATACATTTAAACCTATTGAAATATGTACTTGATTATTACCTCCCTTAAAATGTGCTAATACTTCCGTGTTTTGTATAAATTGCTTTCGGGCATGGCCAATACCTTTGTTATCAATATTTAACAAAGAAAAAAAATGTCAAAAATAATTTTAATTACCGGTGCTTCACGTGGCTTTGGTAAAATCTGGGCCAAGGCCCTTTTAGAACGTGGCGATAAAGTTGCCGCAACTGCAAGAAATACTAAAGATTTAAATGATCTGGTTGAAACTTATGGCGATGCTGTACTTCCGCTTGAGCTGGATGTAAACAACAGGGAGGCGGTATTTGCAACAATAAATAAGGTTAAACAACATTTTGGCCGTATTGATGTGCTGATTAATAACGCTGGTTTTGGTTTGTTTGGCGCGATTGAAGAAACCACTGAGCAACAGGCCCGCGCACAAATGGAAACTAATTTTTTTGGTCTGCTTTGGGTAACGCAGGCCGTAATACCGGTAATGCGCGAACAAAAAAGCGGGCACATTATCCAGGTATCGAGCTTTTTAGGCCTGGTAACGCTACCGGTGCTGGGTTTATACAATGCTTCTAAATATGCGGTTAATGGTTTAAGCGAAACACTAGCTACCGAAGTAAAAGGTTTTGGCATTAATGTGAGTTTGATAGAACCGAATGGTTTTTCTACAGACTGGTCGGGCGCTTCGGCTTTCCAAACAGAACCGCTGGAAGTGTACGCGCCAATTAAACAGGCATTTGCCGAAGGTGCAACACCCGATAGCTGGGGCAAACCGGAAGCTACAGCGACAGCAGTACTGGCATTGATCGACAGCGAAAACCCTCCTCTACATTTCCTGTTGGGGAAGATAGCTTATGCCGGGGTTAAAAAGGTTTATGCGGAGCGTTTGGCCGAATTTGAAGAATGGGCAACGGTATCTGCCGATGCACATGGTCATTAATCAATCATAATACAGTTTATGAAGTACAAGCTATGCAGGTAATTGTGTAGCTTGTATCTGCTATCATCTTAAAGCAATGAAACATTATAAAAGTTTAATCGAGCTGCACAAGGCAAATGGGTTTCCGCCACCAGCACACCCGCAGTTTAGCATTTACCAATGCAACCGTCAATGTTCCATTGGTGACAGGGATTTTACAAGCGATTTTTATATGATCGGTTTTAAAAAGGTTTTGGCGGGGCATATTCTTTACTGGCGAACTAAATACGATCACGAAAGTGGTTCGATGATGTTTTTTAAGCCTAACCAGTTAGTGGAAATGAAAAACCTCGAACTGGATGAAGATGGCTTTTTGATTTTTATCCACGAAGACTTCCTGAACGGGCATATCCTGCACGATGTGATTAAAAAATACCATTATTTCGATTACGAGGCCAATGAGGCATTACACCTCTCGCCAGTTGAAGAGGCCACCGTATGGGAACTTTATCATAAAATTGAAACCGAGTATAACAATAACCAGGATGAGTATAGCCGGGAGCTGATTTTAGCCAATGTAGACACTTTGCTGAAATACAGTCAGCGGTTTTACAAAAGGCAGTTCCTTAACCGGACAGAAGTTTCGGGCAAAACGGTAACCAGGTTTAACGAGGAGATAAATAATTATGTTACCAACGGATTATTGGCGAGTAAAGGATTACCTTCTGTAAATTATATGGCCGAACGGTTAAATATTTCTGCCGGTTATTTATCTGATGTGTTGAAGCAGGAAAGCGGAAAAACAGCCCTCGAACATATTCATATTTACTTAATATCCGAAGCGAAAAACCGCCTGATAGGAGAGAACAGATCGGTTTCGGAGATTGCTTATGCGCTGGGATTTGAAAACCTGTCGTATTTTTCGCGTTTATTTAAAAAGGAAGTAGGCATTAGTCCGAACGTATTTAAAAAGCAGTTGCTGAATTAATTGAGAGAATAAAAGCAAAGAGTTTTGTAATTGTTGTTTCAAATTTAGTTATCTTTGTATTAAGACGACTTGAGGTAGCCTAAGCTACTTAGGGCCGCAACAAATCAAAAGAAATTTTGAGCCTCGGTTTTAAACCGGGGCTTTTTTATTTTCTCACAATCCCCTGAAGATCCGTATGACTTGCTTCTTTGAGTAAAATTGGATCTAAAAGATTAAAAATAGTTTCAACCGATTGTTTGCGTAAACTACCTTTCGGAAACTCCTTTCTATATAGTCAATGGGCTATAACATCACAAGTTTGTGTAAAAAATGATAGCGAAGATTTTCTATGACTAATGTCTTCAATAATGTTTTGTGTTACAGCATTATAGGTGCCTCCAAATAAAGATGGTACAGGATTATAAATCCGACTTTTTCTGAGTAGGTTACGAAGCTGATTTTCATTGCTTTCATCACAGATTATTATTCCTTTATCTTTAACCGTTTTGCGTAAATAAGTATCATATCTGGAAAAAATCTGTTCCAAGCCAAGTTTTGGAAATTTAAAATAAGTGGGTGATCTGATTTTTTAAGACAGATGTTAAGGATTTTAGCATTGGAAAAAATGATCGGGATCTCATTTGCATAAAATTTTAACATGTTAATTCTATCATATTTTTTTATTGCTTTATATGCGGGTGAACTGGTTCTAAAAATCTCCATAGCATGAAATTCTGTTTGAGGTTGAAGACCATAAGAGGCTTTTATATTAGCTCTAAGCGTTTTCAATAAATCAAGGCAGGTTTTCCAGTCTTCTTGGTCAATAATCAGGCCGGTAAGAATATAATGAGGTGATGAGTGTTGGCTATTGCCTGGATCTCCGCTTTCATCAACATACATGATATGCATATACTTTGAGAGTTAGTTTATTATGTATATAAATCTAATAATTTCAGACGTATATTAATAATACCTTTCGAACGGCATCAATATCACTCTTGGGACTTTACAATTTTCATTAAACCGAAAACCTGCTTAAAGTTTCGCGCGAAACACCTAAATAGGAGGCCAGTAAAGATTTAGGTACCCTTTGGAACAACGCAGGGTATTGTTTTAACAATTGTTCGTAACGTTGTTGGGCATTGGAGGTGAGTAATGATAAAATGCGACGCTGAGATCCGATATGGCCAAAGTTTGCTTTCTGCAGGAAAAAATGCTCCATCTTTTGCAGGCCTGCACATAATTTACGGTAATCTTCAAGGGTAAAGCAGCATACTTCGGTATCTTCCAGGCATTCTAAACTCATGGTTGCTTTGCTTTGAGTAAAATAGGCCAGGTAGTCGCTTTCCCACCAATCTTCCATGGCGAACGAAACGATATGCTGTTTCCCCGAATCGTCGGTATGCACCAGTTTTAAAAGTCCTGAAACTACAAAATAAGAGTATTTTACATGTTCTCCTTCCTGAATGAGGAACTGGTGTTTTTTGAATTTCCTGGTGATAAAATGCTTCTCTACAAAAGCAAATTCATCATCTGTTAATGGTACTATCTTTTCTATATGAGCTCTTAACTTGTGGTGCATGCTTGAGGGATAAAGATAAGGGGTATTTTTTATTTACCACTAAGGCAAGAAGATGCAATTAGGTTTTTTACTTGTATGTTAACTTCGGACATCGGTCTCCTGACTTTCAGACTCTTTACATTTTACATCATTTCTAACCATTAAGAAGTTAAGAAAATTAGGGTTTATTTATCCTCGGACATCGGTCTCCTGACTTTCGGACTTTTTACATTTTACATCATTTCCTCACCATTAAGAAGTTAAGAAAATTAAGGTTTATTTGTCTTTGGACCTCCGACCTCTGTCTCCGGACTTTTCGGACTCTTTACATTTTACATCATTTCTGACCATTAAGAAGTTAAGAAAATTAAGGTTTATTTGTCTTCGGACCTCCGACCTCTTTCTCCGGACTTTTCGGACTAAAAAAAACGTCCCGATCTTGATCGGGACGTTTTTTTTCTAATAGCCTTTGGCCGATTGGGCCGCTTTTAAATTCGGGTTGCCATCTAAGGCTGCCTGAGGGTAAGGCATCAGTACAAATTTTGACTGCCATACACGTTCCTGCACGGGACTGTTGGTAATATCGTAAGTGGTTTTCATTACATCTTTAGCAATATTCCAGCGTCTGATGTCGAAGAAACGCTGACCTTCTGCTGCCAGTTCGATGCGGCGTTCCTGCTGAATGAAGGTCCTTAATTTTTCCTTCGTATTGTAAGTCGCCTGAACTACAGCTGGCATTCCGGCTCTGTCTCTGATGTCATCAAGCACGGCATAAATACTTGCATCCGGACCGCTTAGCTCATTTTTAGCTTCGGCATAGGCCAGAAGAATTTCGGCGTATCTGATGATCGGGAAATCCTGTGCGCCATCCCAATCATTTTGGGTAAAGGCGGGATCTACCAGTTTTTTAAAGTTGTAACCGGTTACACTGTTGTTTCCTCCACCTTTTCCCCACGAAAATTTATAACCACTATCAAACCGGCTCCAGGGTGTGCCAGGGAACAATATGCTTGCATAAAGTCTGGTATCGCGGTTTTTAAATTCATCTGCATAAGCTGCATTTGGGGTTCCGTTATTGTAATTGCTTGCCCTTGTAGCTGCACCAGGGGAGTAAACGGATTACCATTTTTGTCCCAGTAAGCATTTACCATTTCCTGTGTAGGGGTAATAGAACTCCATCCGCCTAAATTGCCCGGAGGAAATAAGGTTCTTAAACCGTTACCATATTCGTAAGAGGAATTGGTGATGTTCTGAGAAACCAGGATATTTTCTTTACTGGTTCCCTCGTTAATTTGCCAAAACTGTTGTTCGTAACTGGCTAAACCTTTATAAAATTTCTGTTTTTCAGCATCATTGGCAAAACTTACAAAAGTGCTAAAATCGTCCTGAGTATCGGCAGGTGCTAATGTACCTACCCTGAACAACTGATAACCTGCACCCATTACTTTTTGCGCACTAGTAACCGCATCAGCATATTTGCCATATTGTAACTGTATCCTGGTTAAAATGGCCCAGGCCGCACCGCTGGTAATTCTTCCGGTTTCAACAGTTGAGCCACCCGGATAAGTTGCCGGAAGATCGGTAACTGCGCTTTGGATTTCAGCAATGGCAAAGTTAATCACCTCGGCCTCTGGCGTTGGTGCTACTCCGGTTTCATGCGGATCGCTATAGGCTACTTTTAATAATGGAACCGAACCGAATGTTCTGGCCAGATCGAAATAGGTTAATGCCCTTAAAACCCTGGCCTCGGCAATAAATCTTTTAATTAAATCGGCACCCATTGGGGTTTTGCTCACATTATCAAGAAAATAGTTGTACCTGCGGATATAAGTGTACCGGCTACCATAACCCTGATCGAGCGTGGCATTGATGTTACCTGCTGCAATAGCTGTGGCATTGCTTTCCCAGGGATATTGGGCATAAGCATTGTCCGATCCGCCATCATCGTAGGCATTATTAAAAGCATTATTTAAATAGCCATAACAACCATTTAAGGCTAAAGTGGCATCTTTTTGTGATTTCCAGAAGGTGGTGTTCGAAGCCTGATCCTGTGGAACAAAATCAATTGCCGATTTTTTGCAGCTGCTTATAGCGAAGCTGGCAAAAGTTAAACACGATATATATATTAATTTTTTCATAAAAAGCTTTTATTAAAGGGTAAGGTTAATACCGAACGAATAGGTTTTTAACTGTGGATAAGCTGCACGCTGAGAAGCAGCCTCCGGATCGAAATCCTTTAACCTTTTATCGCCACGGATGGTAAATGGATTATTGCTCGATGCATAAATCCTCAACCCCCTGATTTTAATTTTATCCAATACTGATTTTGGCAAGGTATAACCCAGGGTTAAAGATTTAATCCTCAAATAATCGGCATTGAACAGCCAGAAATCAGACTGCACCAGGTTCTGTGTATTGTCGCCAGATATTAAAACCCTTGGGTAAGCTGCATTTGGATTCGGGTTGCCGGGTGTCCATCTATCTAAAACATATTGTTTTGCACCAGCACCATTAAAAAACGCCTGTGAGGCTTCGCTTTCCAGGTACACCTTAACATCACTTACGCCATTGGCTAAAACCGCGAAGTCGAAGTTTTTGTAATTGGCCGAAAAGTTAAGTCCGTAAATTAAGTAAGGCACATCATTGCCTGCAATTACACGGTCGTCGCCGTCAATTTTGTTGTCGCCATTTTGGTCTACATATTTAATATCACCGGCTTTGGTTCCGTTTGCCTGAAAAGCATGCTGTGCAACTTCTGCATTGGTAGTGAATAAACCGTCGGATTGCAACATGTAAAATGAACCGATCGGTTGACCCACCCTATTAATATAGTATCCGCTTGGAGGAGTCTCTGAAGTACCGCCCAAATCTTCTACCTTATTCCAGATTTTGCTCAGGTTACCCCCGATTGAATATTTAAAATCGTTGATCTGTCCGTTGTAGGTTAACGAAAGTTCAAAACCCCTGTTCCTAACCGAACCCAGGTTAATAGAAGGATATTGGGTTTTGAGAGGGTCTGAATCACTTATTAAACCTGCCTCAGTTGGTATAGTTGGGTCTGGCAATAAAATGTCGTTGGTTAAACGGTCAAAGGCATCAACCTGTAGGCTCAGTTTTTTGAAAAGGTTAACATCTAAACCAATATTGGTCATGTTGATTTTTTCCCATGATAACCTTGGGTTATAAATTTTATTAGGGAAAACACCATCCTGTTTAGATTCGTCGAGGATAACCGCAGTTCCTGTTTTTAAACCATCAAAATAATCGTAATTGCCTACGTTGTTTACGTTACCCAGTTTACCCCAGGAAGCACGAAGTTTCAGTTCCGAAATCCAGCCAATGTTTTTCATGAAATCTTCCTGCGAGATTCTCCATGCACCCGAAAATGATGGATATGCACCCCAGCGGTGGCCGGGAGCAAACTGAGAAGAAGCATCTAACCTAACACTGGCTTCGAATAAATAACGGTCGTTATATGCATAGTTAAACCTGCCGAATACCGATTCGAAAGCTTTTTGCTGTATACCGCCTGATGAGGTGGTGTTTAACGGATCGCTTGAACCGCCGTCGATGGCGTTAAGGTCATTACTTACAAAATTCTTACGGATGGTTTTAATCACCCTGGTGTTGTTGTTCTCGTAAGAAGCACCAGCCAATAACTTGGCATAATGTTTATCTATGGTTTTTTCGTAACTGGCGGTTGCCTGTGTTAACAAACGGCCGATATTTTGCCACTCTTCGGTAAGCTGGTTGGTGTTTACAGCCGTTCCGCTAAGTGGAGCACCGGTATTGAAATCCAAAATCGGATCAATGGTGCTGATAAATGCACTGTTTACTGTATTGTAGAAATTGTAAGAAACCAAACCACTGATCTCTAAACCTTTTATCGGGGTATAAGTTCCGTTTAAATTACCAATAAAACGGTTGGTGTTATATGAATTGCGACCACCTTCTTCCAGTTTTCTTACCGTATTGGTTGCGGCAAGTGTTCCATCTATTTTACCACCGTTCATACTGCCCCAGTTACCATTGGTTTGTTTGTTTACCACCAATGGGGTAAGCCTGTTTAAACTGGTAAAATCGATCAATCCGTTCTCATTGTCGAAACCATCACGGATAAATGAGATGTTGGTACCTACCTTAAATTTATCACTTACCTGGGTTTCGGTATTGGCCCTTAAAGAGTAGCGTGTTAAATCTTTCCCCGGAACCAGTGAATTTTGGTTAAAATAGGCCCCGCTTAAATAATACCTGGTTTTATCACCGCCAGAAACATTAATGGCATGTTCCATTACCGGAGCTGTATTTTTTAAGGTTAACGCATACCAGTCATTATCCGGAAAACGGTCAGGATCTGACTGATTCTGGATCTTGGTTAAATCGCCTGCCGAGTAAACCGGAGCTTTACCAGCATTGGCAGCAGCCTCGTTACGTAGGGTAGCATAATCGTAAGCGCCAACCCAGCTTGGTAAAATTGTTGCCGATTGGATGCCGTAATAAGCATTATAATTAATGGTCATTTCGCCCTTTTTACCTCGTTTGGTGGTAATCAATACCACACCGTAGGCAGCCCTCGAACCATAAATGGCTGAAGCTGAAGCATCTTTCAGGATGGAAATGTTTTCTACATCATTGGTATTGATGCGTGCAAAATCGCCTGAACTTACAATCACTCCATCTACTACGAAGAGCGGCTCTGAAGTACCTAAATTACCGCGTCCACGTACATTGATGGTGCCAATATCGCCACCCACATCACCTGGTGTAGCTTTAATGGCCATACCGGGTACGGCGCCTTGCAAGGCATTGGTTAGCGAAGTAACCGGACGGTTTACAATGTTTTTGGTATCTACCGTATTTACTGATCCGGATAGATTTACCTTTTTCTGCGTACCATAACCCACTACCACCACTTCGTTTAGCGATTTGGTAGAAGAAGTAAGCACTACATTTAATGTGGTTTTGCCATTAACAGGTACATCCTGTGGATCATAACCGATAAAAGAGATTGTTAAAATAGCATCTGCCGGAGCGCTGATTGAGAATTTACCGTCGGGTGTGGTACTTACAGCTGTGCTGGTTCCCTTAATCATTATGGTTGCACCTGGTACAGTTCCTCCATCACTATCCTTTACAACGCCTGTAATTTTTACCTGCGCAAAGGCTAAAAGAGAGAACATTAAAAACAAGCCGGTTAGAAGGGCTTGCCTTTTTTTTAATTTGTTCATGGTTATTTGTTTTGTTAGTTAATAGTTTATTTGCCGGCTTTTGAACGGCTGAAGCCGTAATTTAGAAATGAAAGCAGGTGCGGTCAAATAAATGAAGGGTCAAACTCCACGCAAACGTTTGTGGCAATGTGAAATGTAGTTCCGGAGGAAAATAAGGCCGAAAAAGACGTGTTGATGGCATTAAGAAATGTAAAAGTGACAATTAATAGCTTGTTACCAGATTTACAAATGCTAAAATAAGCAGACTCAGGGTCTTATAATGACTACATGCCCGTTCAAAATATCAATTAATCGGGGCTTAAAAATAATGATGCCCGGTAAAACTCCGCGCAACCGTTTGATTAGTGGTATAATTAAGATGGGTTATAAATTCATTTGCTACACTAACCGCAGCCATAATCTGCTCCGGTTTAGGTTGGTGAATAAGATTAATTTAAACATTATATTATAATAAAACCGGATATTTGCCCGCTTTAAATATTCTACTATAAATGAAACCCTATCTGCAGCTTTTCGATTTTTCGAAGAAAATTAACTATAAAACTGAAATTCTGGCAGGTCTAACGGTGGCCATGACGATGATTCCCGAATCACTTTCTTTTGCCATTTTAGCTGGTTTTCCGCCCTTAACAGGCTTATACGCCGCTTTTATTATGGGTTTGGTTACCGCTTTACTGGGTGGCAGACCAGGTTTGGTTTCTGGTGGGGCAGGGGCAACCGTAATTGTGCTTATTGCCTTGATGAAAACGCAGGGTTTGGAATATGTTTTTGCGGCGGTGGCATTGGCAGGAGCAATCCAGATTTTGGTGGGGCTGTTTAAACTGGGCAAATTTGTAAGGCTTGTTCCGCAACCGGTGATGTTTGGTTTTGTGAACGGTTTGGCTGTGATTATTTTCATGTCGCAGTTAGAACATTTTAAAACCCTCGTTAATGGCCGTGTGGAATGGCTGAGCGGTATTCCTTTATACATTATGCTGGCGCTGGTTTTACTTACAGTAGCCATCGTTATTATTCTTCCTAAAATAACTAAAGCT
Proteins encoded:
- a CDS encoding helix-turn-helix domain-containing protein; this translates as MKHYKSLIELHKANGFPPPAHPQFSIYQCNRQCSIGDRDFTSDFYMIGFKKVLAGHILYWRTKYDHESGSMMFFKPNQLVEMKNLELDEDGFLIFIHEDFLNGHILHDVIKKYHYFDYEANEALHLSPVEEATVWELYHKIETEYNNNQDEYSRELILANVDTLLKYSQRFYKRQFLNRTEVSGKTVTRFNEEINNYVTNGLLASKGLPSVNYMAERLNISAGYLSDVLKQESGKTALEHIHIYLISEAKNRLIGENRSVSEIAYALGFENLSYFSRLFKKEVGISPNVFKKQLLN
- a CDS encoding RagB/SusD family nutrient uptake outer membrane protein, with translation MKKLIYISCLTFASFAISSCKKSAIDFVPQDQASNTTFWKSQKDATLALNGCYGYLNNAFNNAYDDGGSDNAYAQYPWESNATAIAAGNINATLDQGYGSRYTYIRRYNYFLDNVSKTPMGADLIKRFIAEARVLRALTYFDLARTFGSVPLLKVAYSDPHETGVAPTPEAEVINFAIAEIQSAVTDLPATYPGGSTVETGRITSGAAWAILTRIQLQYGKYADAVTSAQKVMGAGYQLFRVGTLAPADTQDDFSTFVSFANDAEKQKFYKGLASYEQQFWQINEGTSKENILVSQNITNSSYEYGNGLRTLFPPGNLGGWSSITPTQEMVNAYWDKNGNPFTPLVQLQGQAITITEPQMQLMQMNLKTAIPDFMQAYCSLAHPGAGLIVVINFRGEKVEETTV
- a CDS encoding SusC/RagA family TonB-linked outer membrane protein, translating into MNKLKKRQALLTGLFLMFSLLAFAQVKITGVVKDSDGGTVPGATIMIKGTSTAVSTTPDGKFSISAPADAILTISFIGYDPQDVPVNGKTTLNVVLTSSTKSLNEVVVVGYGTQKKVNLSGSVNTVDTKNIVNRPVTSLTNALQGAVPGMAIKATPGDVGGDIGTINVRGRGNLGTSEPLFVVDGVIVSSGDFARINTNDVENISILKDASASAIYGSRAAYGVVLITTKRGKKGEMTINYNAYYGIQSATILPSWVGAYDYATLRNEAAANAGKAPVYSAGDLTKIQNQSDPDRFPDNDWYALTLKNTAPVMEHAINVSGGDKTRYYLSGAYFNQNSLVPGKDLTRYSLRANTETQVSDKFKVGTNISFIRDGFDNENGLIDFTSLNRLTPLVVNKQTNGNWGSMNGGKIDGTLAATNTVRKLEEGGRNSYNTNRFIGNLNGTYTPIKGLEISGLVSYNFYNTVNSAFISTIDPILDFNTGAPLSGTAVNTNQLTEEWQNIGRLLTQATASYEKTIDKHYAKLLAGASYENNNTRVIKTIRKNFVSNDLNAIDGGSSDPLNTTSSGGIQQKAFESVFGRFNYAYNDRYLFEASVRLDASSQFAPGHRWGAYPSFSGAWRISQEDFMKNIGWISELKLRASWGKLGNVNNVGNYDYFDGLKTGTAVILDESKQDGVFPNKIYNPRLSWEKINMTNIGLDVNLFKKLSLQVDAFDRLTNDILLPDPTIPTEAGLISDSDPLKTQYPSINLGSVRNRGFELSLTYNGQINDFKYSIGGNLSKIWNKVEDLGGTSETPPSGYYINRVGQPIGSFYMLQSDGLFTTNAEVAQHAFQANGTKAGDIKYVDQNGDNKIDGDDRVIAGNDVPYLIYGLNFSANYKNFDFAVLANGVSDVKVYLESEASQAFFNGAGAKQYVLDRWTPGNPNPNAAYPRVLISGDNTQNLVQSDFWLFNADYLRIKSLTLGYTLPKSVLDKIKIRGLRIYASSNNPFTIRGDKRLKDFDPEAASQRAAYPQLKTYSFGINLTL
- a CDS encoding RICIN domain-containing protein, with product MSFKPLANQSYYLIAKHSAKALGFANTNLGTGLIQMKFDPDNKQQQFRFEFGNNFHFILMAPYRERFLAIHNSSKDDGAHPIFWQWERDKANLQFRFIPAGDGYYRIMNLNSGKYLDVYGLSTADNAEVVQHRLTTTDNQLFKPVAVIDQPADDNPTSFIEINEMAHTAALGLIGALPEVGGGLKVIVEHFWSKEDKLANLWEQMKVYVDARIRELIKEAQLKQLKEMLEGQLKSLAEINTNSGFKGNNIEAVILNIVTKEPHFLKQSKEVLPYLVGLGTLMIALRHMMVTKYKDLYGVEPTDAVKANNLRKLKASIKEYSGEVEKSRKAVMDFRMAHVKDRRDYTIEGRGTFPRDTHVSEAVDTYDGWKMEWKFTSNRIGDENYKQLAGNAAEQRKNQVKTQYGTELDEFLLPAKLWKYFDPEHEAYKETVNSKTTGLFGGPYKTTEFKGKENGVISKIKIYAEAGVLCGLEVFYDGSETSDGLKGKAGNSVETLTVGTGEYINHVIGYFNRHVDGLWFSTQKASTAGGGSMGNTYFTADLSDGFNPKLVNISGYHSAQQIEQLNFHWQYKDFPLSKYIPKA
- a CDS encoding DUF3800 domain-containing protein, which codes for MHIMYVDESGDPGNSQHSSPHYILTGLIIDQEDWKTCLDLLKTLRANIKASYGLQPQTEFHAMEIFRTSSPAYKAIKKYDRINMLKFYANEIPIIFSNAKILNICLKKSDHPLILNFQNLAWNRFFPDMILIYAKRLKIKE
- a CDS encoding SDR family NAD(P)-dependent oxidoreductase gives rise to the protein MSKIILITGASRGFGKIWAKALLERGDKVAATARNTKDLNDLVETYGDAVLPLELDVNNREAVFATINKVKQHFGRIDVLINNAGFGLFGAIEETTEQQARAQMETNFFGLLWVTQAVIPVMREQKSGHIIQVSSFLGLVTLPVLGLYNASKYAVNGLSETLATEVKGFGINVSLIEPNGFSTDWSGASAFQTEPLEVYAPIKQAFAEGATPDSWGKPEATATAVLALIDSENPPLHFLLGKIAYAGVKKVYAERLAEFEEWATVSADAHGH
- a CDS encoding Crp/Fnr family transcriptional regulator — encoded protein: MHHKLRAHIEKIVPLTDDEFAFVEKHFITRKFKKHQFLIQEGEHVKYSYFVVSGLLKLVHTDDSGKQHIVSFAMEDWWESDYLAYFTQSKATMSLECLEDTEVCCFTLEDYRKLCAGLQKMEHFFLQKANFGHIGSQRRILSLLTSNAQQRYEQLLKQYPALFQRVPKSLLASYLGVSRETLSRFSV